One region of Coraliomargarita parva genomic DNA includes:
- a CDS encoding transglutaminase family protein: protein MSKHVDITEFAEGLEARLHQAGIELTMGGEPTFVSALPDAPEWNTTAMGPEKLGYARRMAACLIDAVYPEALAMQVFGKWYPGEPLPRWNVVTLHTPAGELWPETERLLLDDVAGGNDEEHARILAHEIAKSLGLESGVLPAIEQDARGWDAVGWVLPLANEQGRWSSVSWPFSDDKPIDVFAGDSPIGLRLPLHELAEDCPRGALTVEVREGALEIFIPPLAWEAFRELIGMIRELVIRLDYADLVFCGYAPSETKGEVISLGLAADPGVLEVNLPPARTWHEYDFILRECAKAADKVELKLEKYQMNGAVYGTGGGSHLAFGGPDLARNPFLKDPRRITSILRYWQHHPALSYLFTGQYVGPGSQAPRVDEGPTHGLYELEVACEGIENMHDTPNGELIDQFLKNLMTDSSGNTHRSELCFDKFHNYAMPNGCLGILELRAFETYNTVDSMSAVALFVRSIFTRLFEAPFKEPLKRFGPHLHDRYFLPAFLWEDVLAICKDLKAHGFDFDPAWLEAVIEFRCPSVGQIKFEDGSIDVRRAFESWPLMAEESRGSSTVRVVDNSSDRLQVTLSDKGLLEKGMLLANGVRVPFEEVGGRMICGIRYKCASAYPALHPHVPIQSPLHLEWVDRKSGETLAASRYHYWNPGGPVYNGRPGDAEEARERRAERWLPADDLIGGRPTSHEPKLAPEYRYTLDLRRQLRV, encoded by the coding sequence ATGAGTAAGCACGTAGACATCACCGAATTCGCCGAGGGACTCGAAGCACGGCTTCATCAGGCGGGGATTGAGCTCACCATGGGCGGAGAGCCGACCTTCGTCAGTGCCTTGCCGGATGCTCCTGAGTGGAATACCACGGCCATGGGGCCGGAAAAGCTGGGCTATGCACGACGGATGGCTGCCTGTTTGATCGATGCGGTGTACCCCGAAGCCCTCGCGATGCAGGTTTTTGGCAAGTGGTACCCGGGAGAGCCACTGCCGCGTTGGAATGTCGTGACCTTGCATACGCCGGCCGGCGAACTCTGGCCGGAAACCGAGCGCCTACTGCTTGATGATGTTGCGGGCGGGAACGATGAGGAGCATGCCCGGATCCTGGCACATGAAATTGCGAAATCCCTGGGGCTTGAGTCCGGGGTGTTGCCTGCCATCGAACAGGACGCACGGGGATGGGATGCGGTCGGCTGGGTGCTTCCGCTGGCAAACGAACAGGGGCGGTGGTCGTCGGTTTCGTGGCCCTTTAGTGACGACAAGCCCATCGATGTGTTTGCCGGTGACAGCCCAATTGGATTGAGGCTGCCACTGCATGAATTGGCCGAAGACTGTCCACGGGGTGCCTTGACTGTCGAGGTGCGCGAGGGCGCACTTGAGATCTTTATCCCACCCCTGGCCTGGGAGGCCTTCCGCGAACTGATCGGTATGATCCGGGAATTGGTCATACGGCTGGACTATGCCGACCTTGTTTTTTGCGGATACGCGCCTTCCGAGACGAAGGGGGAAGTGATTAGCCTCGGCTTGGCGGCGGACCCCGGGGTATTGGAGGTGAATCTACCGCCGGCCCGAACATGGCATGAATACGATTTCATTTTGCGGGAATGTGCCAAGGCGGCCGACAAGGTTGAGTTGAAGCTGGAAAAATACCAGATGAATGGCGCGGTCTATGGTACCGGAGGGGGGTCGCACCTGGCCTTTGGTGGCCCGGATCTCGCCCGGAATCCATTTCTAAAAGACCCGAGGCGAATCACTTCGATCCTGCGCTACTGGCAACACCACCCCGCGCTGTCTTATTTGTTTACCGGGCAGTATGTGGGGCCCGGCAGTCAGGCCCCACGGGTGGACGAGGGGCCGACGCATGGTCTGTACGAGTTGGAAGTGGCCTGCGAGGGCATCGAAAACATGCATGATACGCCAAATGGCGAGTTGATTGACCAGTTCCTGAAGAACCTGATGACCGACTCGTCCGGCAATACACACCGGTCTGAACTCTGCTTCGATAAATTCCACAACTATGCCATGCCCAATGGTTGTCTCGGCATACTGGAATTGCGGGCCTTTGAGACCTACAATACGGTCGATTCGATGTCGGCGGTCGCCTTGTTTGTCCGGAGTATCTTTACACGCTTGTTCGAAGCCCCCTTTAAGGAACCGTTGAAGCGTTTCGGCCCACATTTGCACGACCGTTACTTCCTGCCTGCTTTCCTCTGGGAGGATGTACTGGCCATCTGCAAGGACCTGAAGGCACATGGCTTTGATTTTGATCCTGCATGGCTGGAGGCAGTCATTGAGTTTCGCTGTCCCTCGGTCGGGCAAATCAAGTTTGAAGACGGGAGCATCGATGTGCGCCGTGCCTTCGAGTCCTGGCCGTTGATGGCAGAGGAAAGCCGCGGCAGTTCGACGGTGCGTGTGGTGGATAATTCAAGCGACCGTCTACAGGTGACCTTATCGGACAAAGGCCTGTTGGAGAAGGGGATGTTATTGGCCAACGGCGTACGGGTACCGTTTGAGGAAGTCGGGGGGCGCATGATCTGTGGCATCCGCTACAAATGTGCCAGTGCGTATCCCGCCTTGCATCCCCATGTGCCGATCCAGTCGCCCCTTCATCTTGAGTGGGTTGACCGCAAATCGGGGGAAACCCTGGCCGCTTCGCGCTACCACTACTGGAACCCCGGGGGGCCGGTTTACAATGGGCGCCCGGGCGATGCGGAAGAAGCCCGGGAACGACGGGCGGAACGATGGCTGCCGGCGGATGATCTGATTGGCGGACGACCGACGTCCCACGAACCCAAGCTCGCTCCGGAGTATCGCTACACCTTGGATTTACGCCGCCAGTTGCGCGTATAG
- a CDS encoding S1 family peptidase, with translation MFEGLKSRESVDLHAIASPRFRNNPARQKQQVYPDSALNPDLQYLLGASFRIGSSASYDTPPRIERDILELRLFCGGEEIYRYLNMPEFETAVEGQWRMPKPRSKDATAASRPNPAGTRPTPDSESQEDASAESESNAETEDSKPSIEVPAISYESILIIDTDEGTGTGFLVRIKGRDFVATNVHVVAGSNSARCKTVGGSQIQLPDNFFIAKDRDLAIFPVQHEGQYLEVEPDVAQSVRIGDEMTVFGNEAGASVVTQCSGKIRGIGPSRIETDAKFIEGNSGSPAIHHESGKVIGIAAFYIEYEIPEADRDSQTDEDQHRNPYSSRTSSNQNNEKEKVRRRFAERLDNVSEWEAGSFAALSDENKVLEQYTDYLMGVAQIAVTIMKEKRVPYAHESSEGVRTELEKFHSRYNNTRNAGSDGNRRALDELKGELEAVMGVYYRQAESQIRSAFYKNELERAHDFAQKVDAYMDGVRSY, from the coding sequence ATGTTTGAAGGACTGAAGAGCCGTGAAAGCGTTGACCTCCATGCGATCGCCTCGCCCCGCTTTCGAAATAATCCCGCACGTCAGAAGCAGCAGGTCTATCCGGATTCCGCACTGAACCCCGACCTGCAATATTTACTTGGCGCTTCCTTTAGAATCGGAAGTTCCGCTTCCTACGACACCCCGCCTCGCATTGAGCGCGATATCTTGGAGCTTCGTCTCTTTTGTGGCGGGGAAGAAATTTACCGCTACCTAAACATGCCGGAATTCGAAACCGCAGTTGAAGGCCAATGGCGGATGCCGAAGCCCCGGTCTAAAGACGCAACTGCCGCAAGTCGCCCGAATCCGGCCGGAACCCGCCCCACCCCGGACTCCGAATCCCAAGAGGACGCTTCCGCTGAAAGTGAAAGCAATGCCGAAACAGAGGACAGCAAGCCAAGCATCGAAGTGCCGGCGATCTCCTACGAATCCATACTCATCATTGATACGGATGAGGGAACGGGAACCGGCTTTCTGGTGCGGATCAAGGGGCGGGACTTTGTCGCCACCAATGTCCACGTGGTCGCCGGAAGCAACTCCGCACGCTGCAAAACAGTGGGCGGAAGTCAAATACAGCTCCCCGACAATTTCTTTATCGCAAAGGACCGTGACTTGGCGATTTTCCCGGTACAGCATGAGGGCCAATATCTGGAAGTGGAGCCGGATGTCGCCCAAAGCGTACGAATTGGAGACGAGATGACTGTCTTCGGCAATGAAGCCGGCGCCTCGGTGGTCACACAATGCTCCGGCAAGATTCGCGGGATCGGCCCTTCCCGGATCGAAACAGACGCCAAATTCATTGAGGGCAACAGCGGCAGTCCGGCCATCCACCATGAAAGCGGCAAAGTGATTGGGATCGCTGCCTTCTATATTGAATATGAGATACCCGAAGCTGACAGAGACTCCCAGACCGATGAGGATCAACACCGCAATCCATATTCGTCCCGTACAAGCTCAAACCAAAACAATGAAAAGGAAAAGGTCCGACGTCGCTTTGCGGAACGTCTGGACAATGTAAGTGAGTGGGAAGCCGGCAGCTTTGCTGCCTTGAGTGATGAAAACAAGGTACTTGAGCAATACACCGACTACCTGATGGGAGTCGCGCAGATAGCCGTCACCATTATGAAAGAAAAGCGGGTGCCCTACGCACACGAGTCTAGCGAAGGCGTTCGGACGGAGTTGGAGAAGTTCCACTCACGCTATAACAACACACGTAATGCCGGTTCCGATGGGAATCGCAGGGCGCTGGATGAACTCAAGGGAGAGCTCGAGGCGGTGATGGGAGTGTACTACAGGCAGGCGGAAAGTCAGATCCGCTCCGCCTTCTACAAAAACGAGCTGGAACGCGCGCATGATTTCGCCCAAAAGGTCGATGCCTACATGGACGGGGTGCGCTCCTATTAG
- a CDS encoding sialate O-acetylesterase, translating to MKRLTTCSLLLLLATIYAKAEIRLPHIFGDHMVLQQGQANPIWGQAKPGETVTVSIEAQSHQTKAGPNGHWRLKLDPIPTGGPYELKISGSSELTFHDVLVGEVWLSSGQSNMRFAVKGAYHAPVEIASANYPQIRLLSLPNRGTEHAQDDFEGEWKVCSPDTVGGFSAVAYFFGRRIHQTLNVPVGIINSAWGGSSAFGWIDREAIADLPIYADTIEYWRQACDGYTDDVQAQKLAEYKAWEAAGKPEPKLRSPWDPRYSHHRPGNSFNGVIHPIVGYGIRGVIWYQGEADAPRPELYRDLFPRLIQNWRDAWEQGDFPFYWVQLADYEPNPNREQMEDGGLAYIRAVQTETLDKLPNVGQAVIIDTGEARNEHPKDKQTVADRLVRHALAKDYGYAISCESPRLERTKIKDGSLLLHFTFVEKGLYAFDTPEIRGFRIAGTNGIFVEAKAEILEPSTIRVWNPEVPHPIAVRYAWDSNPDCNLYDLNGLPATPFESKITTPD from the coding sequence ATGAAACGACTCACGACTTGTTCCCTGCTCCTGCTCTTGGCCACGATTTATGCCAAGGCCGAAATCCGGTTGCCGCATATTTTCGGCGACCACATGGTCTTGCAGCAGGGACAGGCAAATCCGATCTGGGGGCAGGCGAAGCCCGGAGAGACCGTCACCGTATCGATCGAGGCGCAAAGCCACCAAACCAAAGCCGGCCCGAATGGACACTGGCGCCTGAAACTGGACCCAATTCCGACAGGCGGACCCTACGAGCTGAAAATCAGTGGATCCAGCGAGTTGACCTTCCACGACGTACTGGTCGGCGAGGTCTGGCTCAGTTCCGGCCAATCAAACATGCGCTTTGCCGTCAAGGGTGCCTACCATGCACCTGTAGAGATCGCTTCGGCTAATTATCCACAGATCCGACTCCTCAGCTTGCCGAACCGCGGCACGGAACATGCGCAAGACGACTTTGAGGGCGAATGGAAAGTGTGCAGTCCGGACACGGTCGGCGGCTTTTCGGCCGTAGCCTACTTTTTTGGCCGACGCATCCACCAGACCCTGAATGTTCCGGTCGGAATCATCAACTCCGCCTGGGGCGGCTCGTCGGCTTTCGGTTGGATCGACCGTGAAGCGATAGCGGATTTGCCGATCTACGCCGATACGATCGAATACTGGCGACAAGCATGCGACGGCTACACGGATGACGTACAGGCCCAAAAGCTTGCGGAGTACAAGGCGTGGGAAGCGGCGGGCAAACCGGAACCGAAGTTGCGCTCCCCCTGGGACCCGCGCTACAGCCACCATCGCCCGGGCAACTCCTTCAATGGCGTGATTCATCCGATCGTGGGCTATGGCATACGTGGCGTCATCTGGTATCAGGGTGAAGCCGACGCCCCCCGCCCGGAACTCTACCGCGACCTCTTTCCCCGCTTGATTCAAAACTGGCGCGATGCATGGGAACAGGGCGACTTCCCCTTTTATTGGGTTCAACTTGCGGATTACGAACCGAATCCGAATCGCGAACAGATGGAAGATGGCGGCCTCGCTTATATCCGCGCGGTACAGACGGAAACCTTGGATAAATTGCCGAATGTCGGACAAGCCGTCATCATTGATACCGGTGAAGCCCGGAACGAACATCCCAAAGACAAGCAAACCGTGGCGGATCGGCTTGTTCGTCATGCATTGGCCAAAGATTACGGATATGCGATCAGCTGCGAAAGCCCCCGACTGGAACGAACGAAGATCAAGGACGGAAGCCTGCTCTTGCATTTCACCTTTGTGGAGAAAGGCCTGTATGCCTTTGACACCCCGGAAATTCGAGGATTCCGCATCGCAGGAACAAACGGGATCTTCGTCGAGGCCAAAGCAGAAATATTAGAGCCATCAACTATCCGGGTCTGGAATCCGGAGGTTCCCCATCCGATTGCCGTCCGCTACGCATGGGATAGCAACCCCGATTGCAATCTTTATGATCTAAACGGCCTACCGGCGACTCCCTTCGAGTCAAAAATAACGACTCCAGATTAG
- the pyrC gene encoding dihydroorotase produces MEFTLESPIDMHLHLREGAMMEHVTPMTSKDFAAAIIMPNLVPPVDSLERLLAYRKQIRNAKDGDVFDPLMMLFFRKYTKEELLAAKEHIFGIKLYPAGATTNSEAGVQALGEVEETFALMEELDIPLMIHGETHGFVMDREREFLASYEHLARKYPKLRITMEHITTRDAVELLDKYANLYATVTLHHLMITLNDVAGGLLQPHLFCKPIAKRPEDREALLQAALQAHPKLMFGSDSAPHPVSKKECCGCAAGLFTAPVCLPVLVELFEQHAALDKLQAFVSGNAQRIHGYTPPAKTVTLRKTGMTVPERYGEVVPYRGGETLAWAVAEIS; encoded by the coding sequence ATGGAATTTACTCTCGAATCACCCATCGACATGCACCTGCACCTCCGCGAAGGGGCCATGATGGAGCATGTCACTCCGATGACCAGCAAGGATTTCGCGGCGGCGATCATTATGCCGAACCTGGTGCCGCCGGTCGACAGCCTGGAGCGCCTGCTTGCCTACCGAAAGCAAATCCGGAACGCCAAGGATGGGGATGTCTTCGACCCGCTGATGATGCTTTTTTTCCGCAAGTATACGAAGGAGGAACTGCTCGCGGCGAAGGAACACATATTTGGCATCAAGCTGTACCCGGCCGGTGCGACGACCAACAGCGAGGCCGGAGTTCAGGCACTCGGCGAGGTCGAAGAAACGTTCGCATTGATGGAGGAACTTGATATCCCCCTCATGATCCACGGGGAGACCCACGGCTTCGTGATGGACCGGGAACGGGAGTTCCTTGCTAGCTATGAACACCTGGCGCGCAAATATCCGAAGCTTAGGATCACGATGGAGCACATTACGACGCGCGATGCGGTCGAGCTCCTCGACAAGTACGCCAACCTCTATGCCACGGTGACCCTGCATCATTTGATGATCACCCTCAATGACGTGGCAGGAGGCCTCTTACAGCCCCATTTATTCTGCAAGCCGATTGCCAAGCGCCCGGAGGACCGCGAGGCCCTGCTTCAGGCCGCCCTTCAAGCCCACCCAAAGTTGATGTTCGGTAGTGATTCGGCCCCGCACCCGGTTTCCAAGAAGGAATGCTGTGGTTGTGCCGCGGGACTGTTCACGGCGCCGGTGTGCCTGCCGGTGCTGGTGGAGTTGTTCGAGCAGCATGCCGCATTGGACAAGCTGCAGGCCTTTGTCAGCGGGAATGCACAACGGATCCACGGCTACACGCCACCCGCCAAGACGGTGACCCTTCGCAAGACGGGAATGACTGTTCCGGAGCGCTATGGCGAGGTGGTGCCTTACCGCGGCGGGGAGACCCTCGCATGGGCGGTCGCGGAGATCTCTTAA
- a CDS encoding glutathione peroxidase, producing the protein MTFENKEGATIPSVTFRTRKGDDWLDISSDSLFSGKNVVVFSLPGAFTPTCSSSHLPRYNQLAGLFKENGVDDIVCVSVNDSFVMNAWQEDQEAENITLIPDGNGEFTDQMGMLVDKADLGFGKRSWRYSMYVSDGEIKKMFIEPVKEGDPFEVSDADTMLRYLAPEVSVQEPMTIFTKPGCPYCERAKALLKEKCYPFEEVVVGKDITLAGLKAICGEETAPQIYKDGSYLGTEEELERFFL; encoded by the coding sequence ATGACATTCGAAAATAAAGAAGGCGCTACCATACCATCGGTAACATTTCGTACACGCAAGGGTGACGACTGGCTGGACATCAGCAGTGACTCGCTCTTTTCCGGCAAGAACGTGGTGGTGTTCTCGCTGCCCGGTGCGTTTACACCGACTTGCTCGTCCTCGCACCTGCCGCGCTACAACCAGCTCGCCGGTCTCTTCAAGGAGAACGGTGTGGATGACATTGTCTGCGTGTCCGTCAACGACAGCTTTGTCATGAATGCCTGGCAGGAAGACCAGGAGGCGGAAAACATTACTTTGATTCCGGACGGCAACGGCGAATTTACCGACCAGATGGGCATGCTGGTGGATAAAGCGGATCTAGGCTTCGGCAAGCGTTCCTGGCGCTATTCCATGTATGTTTCGGACGGCGAAATTAAGAAGATGTTCATCGAGCCGGTCAAGGAGGGCGACCCCTTTGAAGTCTCGGATGCCGACACCATGCTTCGCTATCTCGCTCCCGAAGTCAGCGTGCAGGAGCCGATGACCATCTTTACCAAGCCCGGTTGTCCCTACTGCGAGCGAGCCAAGGCGCTCTTGAAGGAAAAATGCTATCCCTTCGAGGAAGTCGTCGTCGGCAAGGATATCACTTTGGCCGGACTGAAAGCCATCTGTGGCGAAGAGACCGCACCACAGATTTACAAGGACGGCAGCTATCTCGGCACTGAAGAGGAGCTGGAGCGCTTCTTCCTCTAG
- a CDS encoding alpha/beta hydrolase encodes MNRIHLQSTRGYWYWTLAWMVASIVAPQARAEVSSSELPVLTGTDIHTIQSDSVGDAFTLYVRVPPEAASEPERKFPVIYALDGDHTFPMMASAATQLSWSGALPPVIIVGIGYGTLDLENGNHRSRDLSPQPYREVPGSGGGAKFHAFLTEEAFAFIEKKYPVYPEQRYLFGHSLGGLFALYTYAKSPEYFKGIVAGSPYLNGQLDFLTEVATTTQSRTCKLFIATGDQEDAASFIDDLKPLREKLDSAWAADGTVEMVLLPGFDHFTMVAPSISMGLPFVFKEAE; translated from the coding sequence ATGAACAGGATACACTTACAGTCGACACGCGGTTATTGGTACTGGACCCTGGCATGGATGGTCGCCTCCATTGTGGCCCCACAGGCGCGCGCCGAAGTTTCGAGCAGCGAGCTTCCGGTCCTGACCGGAACAGACATACACACGATCCAATCCGATTCCGTCGGGGATGCATTTACACTCTATGTCCGAGTGCCCCCCGAAGCGGCCAGCGAACCGGAACGCAAATTCCCCGTGATTTACGCTCTGGATGGCGACCACACCTTCCCCATGATGGCATCGGCCGCAACACAACTGAGTTGGTCGGGCGCGCTGCCCCCGGTCATCATCGTCGGAATCGGCTATGGCACCCTGGACCTGGAGAACGGCAACCACCGCAGCCGAGACCTGAGTCCGCAACCGTACCGAGAGGTACCCGGTTCCGGCGGCGGAGCGAAGTTTCATGCCTTTCTCACCGAAGAAGCCTTTGCTTTCATCGAAAAGAAATACCCAGTGTATCCGGAGCAACGTTACCTATTCGGTCATTCGCTCGGAGGCCTGTTTGCACTCTACACCTATGCGAAGAGCCCGGAGTATTTTAAGGGCATCGTGGCAGGCAGTCCCTACCTGAATGGTCAATTGGACTTTTTGACTGAAGTCGCTACTACGACCCAATCGCGCACATGCAAACTCTTCATCGCAACAGGCGACCAAGAAGACGCCGCATCCTTCATCGACGACCTGAAGCCACTCAGGGAAAAGCTGGATTCAGCCTGGGCCGCCGACGGGACTGTCGAAATGGTGCTGCTTCCCGGATTCGATCACTTCACCATGGTCGCGCCCTCGATCAGCATGGGCCTGCCCTTCGTATTTAAAGAAGCGGAATAA
- a CDS encoding S1/P1 nuclease, which yields MTLSFKIPALTPCLRLPITSALLLSFSTAFSFAWGPTGHRVVAQIAEEHLSPQAKAAVESLIGPASLVDVANWADEVRADPSYNYASSWHYVNLPDGVAYEHARKHPDGDIYGKILELIKVLQNPDTPRAEKAEALKWLVHFTGDIHQPLHAGYQKDLGGNLVTCTWFGEPSNIHAIWDSKLIEATHLSYTELSASIERNAVVKVESGPAPKPERWLQESLQYRKVAYQIPGEGKSGTYRYIFEHTDLMKQRLRQAGLRLALTLDYVLAE from the coding sequence ATGACGCTCTCCTTCAAAATACCTGCGCTCACGCCCTGCTTGCGTTTACCGATAACGAGCGCGCTCCTTCTAAGCTTTTCAACAGCCTTTAGCTTCGCCTGGGGACCGACCGGGCACCGGGTGGTTGCTCAGATCGCGGAAGAACACCTGTCGCCACAAGCCAAAGCCGCAGTCGAATCCTTGATCGGCCCCGCCAGCCTCGTCGACGTCGCGAACTGGGCCGATGAAGTCCGGGCCGACCCGAGCTACAATTATGCATCGAGCTGGCACTATGTAAATCTTCCCGACGGTGTGGCCTATGAGCATGCACGAAAACATCCGGACGGCGATATCTATGGCAAGATCCTGGAACTGATCAAAGTGCTCCAAAACCCGGATACGCCCCGGGCTGAGAAAGCGGAGGCCCTGAAATGGCTGGTACATTTCACCGGCGACATCCACCAACCGCTCCACGCCGGCTACCAGAAAGACCTGGGTGGCAATTTGGTGACCTGTACCTGGTTCGGAGAGCCCAGCAACATCCATGCGATCTGGGACAGCAAACTCATTGAAGCGACCCATCTCAGCTACACGGAACTGAGTGCGAGCATCGAGCGAAACGCCGTCGTCAAGGTCGAATCGGGCCCTGCACCTAAACCGGAAAGATGGCTGCAGGAATCGCTCCAGTACCGCAAGGTCGCGTACCAGATACCCGGCGAAGGCAAGAGCGGCACCTACCGGTACATCTTCGAGCATACGGACCTGATGAAACAAAGACTGAGGCAAGCCGGCTTACGTCTGGCACTGACCCTGGATTACGTTCTGGCCGAGTAA
- a CDS encoding SDR family oxidoreductase codes for MKILFIGGTGNISAASVRRLIGQGHQVVLLNRGTRPPESYGIEGATTIQADIHDETATANSLNGQHYDVVVNCIAFNASDVERDVRLFAGRCAQYIFISSASAYQKPLQQFPITESTPLENPYWDYSRQKIAAEAACMQAYHDSGFPVTIVRPSHTYETVIPVAIGGWNNFAIIERMRAGRPVLVHGDGTSLWTITHSEDFAIGFTGLFGHPQAIGEAFHITSDEVQSWNQIYDAVGRAAGVEQVNKVHVPSEYIARMVPGMRGGLLGDKAASAVFDNSKIKEFVPAYNASIPFQEGICRTIEWIEAASGRKQVFEDANVMMDAVIETYLSAYNRLQPLHFK; via the coding sequence ATGAAGATCCTCTTTATCGGCGGCACCGGTAACATCAGCGCGGCATCAGTACGCCGCTTGATCGGGCAAGGCCATCAGGTCGTCCTGCTCAATCGCGGAACACGTCCACCGGAGAGCTACGGCATCGAAGGCGCGACCACGATCCAGGCGGACATCCACGACGAAACGGCGACAGCGAACTCTTTGAACGGGCAACACTACGACGTTGTCGTGAACTGTATCGCCTTCAACGCATCTGATGTGGAACGTGATGTACGCCTGTTCGCCGGCCGATGCGCGCAATATATCTTCATCAGTTCCGCCAGTGCCTACCAGAAACCGCTACAGCAGTTTCCAATCACAGAATCGACGCCACTGGAAAATCCCTACTGGGACTACTCGCGCCAGAAGATTGCCGCCGAGGCGGCCTGCATGCAGGCCTATCACGATTCCGGATTCCCGGTCACCATCGTTCGCCCCTCGCACACCTATGAAACCGTGATCCCGGTTGCGATCGGTGGCTGGAACAATTTTGCCATCATCGAACGGATGCGGGCGGGGCGGCCTGTCCTCGTACATGGGGATGGGACTAGTCTTTGGACCATTACACATTCAGAGGATTTCGCGATCGGCTTTACCGGGCTCTTCGGACACCCGCAAGCGATTGGCGAAGCCTTCCATATCACCTCCGATGAGGTGCAGAGCTGGAATCAGATCTACGATGCGGTGGGCCGGGCAGCCGGAGTGGAGCAAGTCAACAAGGTACATGTCCCCTCCGAGTACATTGCCAGAATGGTGCCCGGGATGCGGGGCGGGCTCTTGGGCGACAAGGCAGCCAGTGCGGTGTTCGACAACAGCAAGATCAAGGAGTTCGTGCCGGCCTATAACGCATCGATTCCATTCCAGGAAGGTATCTGCCGAACCATTGAATGGATCGAAGCCGCCTCCGGGCGCAAGCAGGTCTTCGAGGATGCGAATGTGATGATGGATGCCGTTATCGAAACCTACCTGTCCGCATACAACCGATTGCAGCCGCTTCACTTCAAGTGA
- a CDS encoding VOC family protein, whose translation MRIEHFAYQVEDPDAMARWYSEHLGFQVKRSADTPVPVRFLAAGNDQVMIEIYNNPKVTTPDYASMDPLLLHLAFVCEDLSGTLKRLLEAGATLVNGPDQLENGDQLAMLRDPWQLPIQLCKRGIPML comes from the coding sequence ATGCGAATCGAACATTTTGCCTATCAAGTCGAAGATCCGGACGCGATGGCCCGGTGGTATAGCGAACACCTGGGCTTCCAGGTAAAGCGCTCCGCCGACACTCCGGTGCCGGTACGCTTCCTCGCAGCAGGGAACGACCAGGTCATGATCGAAATCTACAACAACCCGAAGGTCACGACTCCAGACTATGCATCCATGGACCCCCTCCTGCTCCATCTGGCTTTCGTCTGTGAAGACCTGTCCGGCACCCTCAAACGTTTGCTGGAAGCCGGAGCCACTTTGGTCAACGGCCCCGACCAGTTGGAAAATGGTGACCAACTCGCCATGCTTCGTGATCCCTGGCAACTGCCGATTCAGCTCTGCAAACGTGGCATCCCGATGCTTTAA